In Chelonia mydas isolate rCheMyd1 chromosome 10, rCheMyd1.pri.v2, whole genome shotgun sequence, a single window of DNA contains:
- the MCEE gene encoding methylmalonyl-CoA epimerase, mitochondrial, translated as MAACMGKVAAGLLTRLQTTAPTVRTLSVSRSLTQKVPCSLWKLGRLNHVAIAVPDLEKAQSFYKSVLGAQVSETVPLPEHGVYTVFVELGNTKLELLHPLGEKSPISGFLQKNKAGGMHHICIEVDDIKAAMAELKEKKIRILSEEPKIGAHGKPVIFLHPKDCDGVLVELEQA; from the exons ATGGCAGCCTGCATGGGGAAAGTAGCAGCAG GGCTTCTTACCAGATTGCAAACTACAGCACCCACGGTACGGACTTTATCAGTGTCACGCTCCTTAACTCAAAAAGTTCCATGCTCTTTGTGGAAATTGGGGCGACTCAATCATGTAGCAATTGCGGTACCTGATTTGGAAAAGGCCCAGTCTTTTTACAAGAGTGTTTTAGGAGCCCAGGTGAGTGAGACAGTTCCTCTTCCTGAACATGGCGTCTACACTGTTTTTGTGGAGCTGGGAAACACAAAGCTGGAACTGCTGCACCCTCTGGGAGAAAAAAGTCCAATTTCAGGCTTTCTGCAAAAAAACAAGGCTGGAGGAATGCATCATATCTGCATTGAG gtTGATGATATAAAAGCAGCTATGGCAGAACTGAAGGAAAAGAAGATCCGAATATTGAGCGAAGAGCCCAAAATAGGGGCGCACGGCAAACCAGTGATTTTTCTCCACCCTAAAGATTGTGATGGAGTCCTTGTAGAACTTGAGCAAGCCTGA